A stretch of the Engraulis encrasicolus isolate BLACKSEA-1 chromosome 19, IST_EnEncr_1.0, whole genome shotgun sequence genome encodes the following:
- the LOC134434835 gene encoding mucin-17 isoform X1, with product MQKPTHTELLKVKDEELDKKIEALRRKNEMLMKRYQEVEEDKKKAEKEGMALSEDQSGVCITINKGISDLRLGMKSPGSGGGSPQERSPKDGGETADGGGHHFGMGRGKRRQLFVTMVGNNKGTRVVSEGSEPHRPGGGGRKIAPEDEDGEYTEFHKKGKPGHSRKRNSQTQEDRGRHDRRAAGDAHWQAECDLYYQEPQPEADLTIPTSPEEQQEYLRWKAEREQIDRERVARHKNSQGQWRRAWDMDKPQLAFADKSQGRSEWQHAPGESKSAKKSHSKSASESQGHHGRGRERKGKKNVPKVVGSRAKGTDRLTGRARRWDEKDKDGNKQESEASLEEFLEELDALCEPNDLSADSEMCKNSDMIAPGAGNSGTETGSITLEKKCAPSPAADEVTEEQRSVQNITPLPKATPEKKVRFSEELVQGATSHILKNASAVAVETKGSSLKAVPVKVKVKTGVGVGAEGRNDSTGEKTPQQTEDQDNHDTIATHTKDCHHAAVSSQHEEEEKKPDEKKDEKVTDNEESEKKTQKTQENAKQPEGEAEKLSTASHTEETGGRVPTIDKDKEAPTPQEQSHASQVDTIAQAANANTNTPAGNTKSPVQQAPNTQALNTQPVEAQNPITPTANTQPVDTPNTEAANTQPVDILNIPAPNTPVPTTQPVDTQDPNMPVPNTQPVDTQEPNVSVLNTQPVDTPNTLVPNTQPVDTQEPNRPAPNTQPVDTQEPNIPVPKTQPMDTPNTEAANTHAPAHQGPEHTKTSTSRATEELLDSSLSVLNRETCDTHPHHLTSTEKAREDGKVV from the exons GAAGTGGAAGAAGATAAGAAAAAAGCAGAGAAAGAGGGGATGGCGCTGTCAGAAGACCAGAGTGGTGTCTGCATCACCATCAACAAGGGCATCAGT GACCTGCGACTGGGTATGAAGAGCCCTGGGTCTGGTGGAGGCAGCCCCCAGGAGAGGAGCCCCAAAGACGGGGGCGAGACAGCCGACGGCGGGGGCCACCACTTTGGCATGGGCCGGGGCAAGAGACGCCAGCTTTTTGTCACCATGGTGGGCAACAACAAG GGTACCAGAGTGGTGAGTGAGGGTTCGGAGCCCCATaggcctggtggtggtgggaggaagATCGCTCCTGAGGATGAGGACGGGGAATACACAGAGTTCCACAAAAAAGGAAAGCCCGGACATTCCCGCAAGAGGAACTCTCAGACACAA GAGGATAGAGGGAGACATGACAGGAGGGCTGCAGGAGATGCTCACTGGCAGGCGGAGTGTGACCTCTATTACCAG GAGCCCCAGCCAGAGGCTGACCTGACCATCCCCACGTCCCCCGAGGAACAGCAGGAGTACCTGCGCTGGAAAGCGGAGCGTGAGCAGATCGACCGGGAGCGGGTGGCGCGTCACAAGAACTCCCAGGGCCAGTGGAGGAGAGCCTGGGACATGGACAAGCCACAGCTTGC ttttgcagataaatccCAAGGGAGATCAGAGTGGCAACACGCTCCGGGAG AATCCAAAAGCGCCAAAAAATCTCACTCAAAATCAGCCAGCGAGTCTCAAG GTCATCATGGCAGGGGtcgagagaggaaggggaagaagaaCGTGCCAAAAGTAGTGGGCAGCAGGGCCAAAGGGACTGACCGGCTCACTGGAAGAGCTCGAAG ATGGGATGAAAAGGATAAGGATGGAAACAAACAG GAATCAGAAGCAAGCCTAGAGGAGTTCCTCGAGGAGCTAGATGCTCTCTGTGAACCCAACGACCTCTCCGCAGATTCGGAGATGTGTAAGAACTCAGACATGATAGCGCCCGGTGCTGGCAACAGCGGCACCGAGACGGGATCCATAACTCTGGAAAAGAAATGCGCCCCATCACCAGCTGCCGATGAAGTCACAGAGGAGCAGCGGAGTGTGCAGAACATCACACCCCTCCCCAAAGCAACACCAGAGAAGAAGGTGCGATTCTCCGAGGAGCTCGTCCAAGGTGCCACCTCCCACATCCTGAAGAATGCCAGTGCTGTCGCCGTGGAGACCAAGGGGAGCTCGTTGAAAGCAGTCCCCGTGAAGGTGAAGGTGAAAACAGGCGTGGGGGTTGGAGCCGAGGGGCGGAACGACAGCACGGGGGAAAAAACACCGCAGCAGACGGAGGACCAGGACAACCACGACACCATcgccacacacacaaaggactgtCACCATGCTGCTGTTTCATCACAGcatgaagaagaggaaaagaagccAGACGAAAAGAAGGACGAGAAAGTGACTGACAATGAGGAGAgtgaaaaaaagacacaaaaaacgcAAGAAAATGCAAAGCAACCAGAGGGAGAAGCAGAGAAGCTCTCCACAGCCTCACACACAGAAGAGACTGGAGGGAGAGTCCCCACCATAGATAAAGACAAAGAAGCCCCCACACCGCAAGAGCAGTCCCATGCCTCACAGGTGGACACTATTGCACAGGCtgcaaacgcaaacacaaacacaccagccgGCAACACAAAGTCACCAGTCCAGCAGGCCCCCAACACACAGGCACTGAACACACAACCTGTGGAGGCACAGAACCCAATCACACCGACTGCAAACACACAACCTGTGGATACTCCAAACACAGAGGCCGCAAACACACAGCCTGTGGATATTCTAAACATACCGGCGCCAAACACACCGGTTCCAACCACACAGCCTGTGGACACACAAGACCCAAACATGCCGGTTCCGAACACACAACCTGTGGACACACAGGAACCGAACGTATCGGTACTGAACACACAACCTGTGGATACTCCAAACACACTGGTTCCCAACACACAACCTGTGGATACACAAGAGCCAAACAGACCGGCTCCGAACACTCAACCTGTGGATACACAGGAGCCAAACATACCGGTTCCGAAAACACAGCCTATGGATACTCCAAACACAGAGGCCGCAAACACGCACGCCCCAGCTCATCAAGGCCCAGAGCACACCAAGACAAGCACAAGCAGGGCCACAG AGGAGCTGCTTGACTCCAGCCTGTCTGTGTTGAACCGGGAGACATGCGACACGCATCCACACCATCTCACCAGCACAGAGAAG GCAAGAGAAGATGGAAAAGTGGTTTAA
- the LOC134434835 gene encoding mucin-17 isoform X2 — MPEETHTELLKVKDEELDKKIEALRRKNEMLMKRYQEVEEDKKKAEKEGMALSEDQSGVCITINKGISDLRLGMKSPGSGGGSPQERSPKDGGETADGGGHHFGMGRGKRRQLFVTMVGNNKGTRVVSEGSEPHRPGGGGRKIAPEDEDGEYTEFHKKGKPGHSRKRNSQTQEDRGRHDRRAAGDAHWQAECDLYYQEPQPEADLTIPTSPEEQQEYLRWKAEREQIDRERVARHKNSQGQWRRAWDMDKPQLAFADKSQGRSEWQHAPGESKSAKKSHSKSASESQGHHGRGRERKGKKNVPKVVGSRAKGTDRLTGRARRWDEKDKDGNKQESEASLEEFLEELDALCEPNDLSADSEMCKNSDMIAPGAGNSGTETGSITLEKKCAPSPAADEVTEEQRSVQNITPLPKATPEKKVRFSEELVQGATSHILKNASAVAVETKGSSLKAVPVKVKVKTGVGVGAEGRNDSTGEKTPQQTEDQDNHDTIATHTKDCHHAAVSSQHEEEEKKPDEKKDEKVTDNEESEKKTQKTQENAKQPEGEAEKLSTASHTEETGGRVPTIDKDKEAPTPQEQSHASQVDTIAQAANANTNTPAGNTKSPVQQAPNTQALNTQPVEAQNPITPTANTQPVDTPNTEAANTQPVDILNIPAPNTPVPTTQPVDTQDPNMPVPNTQPVDTQEPNVSVLNTQPVDTPNTLVPNTQPVDTQEPNRPAPNTQPVDTQEPNIPVPKTQPMDTPNTEAANTHAPAHQGPEHTKTSTSRATEELLDSSLSVLNRETCDTHPHHLTSTEKAREDGKVV, encoded by the exons GAAGTGGAAGAAGATAAGAAAAAAGCAGAGAAAGAGGGGATGGCGCTGTCAGAAGACCAGAGTGGTGTCTGCATCACCATCAACAAGGGCATCAGT GACCTGCGACTGGGTATGAAGAGCCCTGGGTCTGGTGGAGGCAGCCCCCAGGAGAGGAGCCCCAAAGACGGGGGCGAGACAGCCGACGGCGGGGGCCACCACTTTGGCATGGGCCGGGGCAAGAGACGCCAGCTTTTTGTCACCATGGTGGGCAACAACAAG GGTACCAGAGTGGTGAGTGAGGGTTCGGAGCCCCATaggcctggtggtggtgggaggaagATCGCTCCTGAGGATGAGGACGGGGAATACACAGAGTTCCACAAAAAAGGAAAGCCCGGACATTCCCGCAAGAGGAACTCTCAGACACAA GAGGATAGAGGGAGACATGACAGGAGGGCTGCAGGAGATGCTCACTGGCAGGCGGAGTGTGACCTCTATTACCAG GAGCCCCAGCCAGAGGCTGACCTGACCATCCCCACGTCCCCCGAGGAACAGCAGGAGTACCTGCGCTGGAAAGCGGAGCGTGAGCAGATCGACCGGGAGCGGGTGGCGCGTCACAAGAACTCCCAGGGCCAGTGGAGGAGAGCCTGGGACATGGACAAGCCACAGCTTGC ttttgcagataaatccCAAGGGAGATCAGAGTGGCAACACGCTCCGGGAG AATCCAAAAGCGCCAAAAAATCTCACTCAAAATCAGCCAGCGAGTCTCAAG GTCATCATGGCAGGGGtcgagagaggaaggggaagaagaaCGTGCCAAAAGTAGTGGGCAGCAGGGCCAAAGGGACTGACCGGCTCACTGGAAGAGCTCGAAG ATGGGATGAAAAGGATAAGGATGGAAACAAACAG GAATCAGAAGCAAGCCTAGAGGAGTTCCTCGAGGAGCTAGATGCTCTCTGTGAACCCAACGACCTCTCCGCAGATTCGGAGATGTGTAAGAACTCAGACATGATAGCGCCCGGTGCTGGCAACAGCGGCACCGAGACGGGATCCATAACTCTGGAAAAGAAATGCGCCCCATCACCAGCTGCCGATGAAGTCACAGAGGAGCAGCGGAGTGTGCAGAACATCACACCCCTCCCCAAAGCAACACCAGAGAAGAAGGTGCGATTCTCCGAGGAGCTCGTCCAAGGTGCCACCTCCCACATCCTGAAGAATGCCAGTGCTGTCGCCGTGGAGACCAAGGGGAGCTCGTTGAAAGCAGTCCCCGTGAAGGTGAAGGTGAAAACAGGCGTGGGGGTTGGAGCCGAGGGGCGGAACGACAGCACGGGGGAAAAAACACCGCAGCAGACGGAGGACCAGGACAACCACGACACCATcgccacacacacaaaggactgtCACCATGCTGCTGTTTCATCACAGcatgaagaagaggaaaagaagccAGACGAAAAGAAGGACGAGAAAGTGACTGACAATGAGGAGAgtgaaaaaaagacacaaaaaacgcAAGAAAATGCAAAGCAACCAGAGGGAGAAGCAGAGAAGCTCTCCACAGCCTCACACACAGAAGAGACTGGAGGGAGAGTCCCCACCATAGATAAAGACAAAGAAGCCCCCACACCGCAAGAGCAGTCCCATGCCTCACAGGTGGACACTATTGCACAGGCtgcaaacgcaaacacaaacacaccagccgGCAACACAAAGTCACCAGTCCAGCAGGCCCCCAACACACAGGCACTGAACACACAACCTGTGGAGGCACAGAACCCAATCACACCGACTGCAAACACACAACCTGTGGATACTCCAAACACAGAGGCCGCAAACACACAGCCTGTGGATATTCTAAACATACCGGCGCCAAACACACCGGTTCCAACCACACAGCCTGTGGACACACAAGACCCAAACATGCCGGTTCCGAACACACAACCTGTGGACACACAGGAACCGAACGTATCGGTACTGAACACACAACCTGTGGATACTCCAAACACACTGGTTCCCAACACACAACCTGTGGATACACAAGAGCCAAACAGACCGGCTCCGAACACTCAACCTGTGGATACACAGGAGCCAAACATACCGGTTCCGAAAACACAGCCTATGGATACTCCAAACACAGAGGCCGCAAACACGCACGCCCCAGCTCATCAAGGCCCAGAGCACACCAAGACAAGCACAAGCAGGGCCACAG AGGAGCTGCTTGACTCCAGCCTGTCTGTGTTGAACCGGGAGACATGCGACACGCATCCACACCATCTCACCAGCACAGAGAAG GCAAGAGAAGATGGAAAAGTGGTTTAA
- the LOC134434835 gene encoding mucin-17 isoform X3, producing the protein MGYHGYHSNLNFQLAYYSMKRYQEVEEDKKKAEKEGMALSEDQSGVCITINKGISDLRLGMKSPGSGGGSPQERSPKDGGETADGGGHHFGMGRGKRRQLFVTMVGNNKGTRVVSEGSEPHRPGGGGRKIAPEDEDGEYTEFHKKGKPGHSRKRNSQTQEDRGRHDRRAAGDAHWQAECDLYYQEPQPEADLTIPTSPEEQQEYLRWKAEREQIDRERVARHKNSQGQWRRAWDMDKPQLAFADKSQGRSEWQHAPGESKSAKKSHSKSASESQGHHGRGRERKGKKNVPKVVGSRAKGTDRLTGRARRWDEKDKDGNKQESEASLEEFLEELDALCEPNDLSADSEMCKNSDMIAPGAGNSGTETGSITLEKKCAPSPAADEVTEEQRSVQNITPLPKATPEKKVRFSEELVQGATSHILKNASAVAVETKGSSLKAVPVKVKVKTGVGVGAEGRNDSTGEKTPQQTEDQDNHDTIATHTKDCHHAAVSSQHEEEEKKPDEKKDEKVTDNEESEKKTQKTQENAKQPEGEAEKLSTASHTEETGGRVPTIDKDKEAPTPQEQSHASQVDTIAQAANANTNTPAGNTKSPVQQAPNTQALNTQPVEAQNPITPTANTQPVDTPNTEAANTQPVDILNIPAPNTPVPTTQPVDTQDPNMPVPNTQPVDTQEPNVSVLNTQPVDTPNTLVPNTQPVDTQEPNRPAPNTQPVDTQEPNIPVPKTQPMDTPNTEAANTHAPAHQGPEHTKTSTSRATEELLDSSLSVLNRETCDTHPHHLTSTEKAREDGKVV; encoded by the exons GAAGTGGAAGAAGATAAGAAAAAAGCAGAGAAAGAGGGGATGGCGCTGTCAGAAGACCAGAGTGGTGTCTGCATCACCATCAACAAGGGCATCAGT GACCTGCGACTGGGTATGAAGAGCCCTGGGTCTGGTGGAGGCAGCCCCCAGGAGAGGAGCCCCAAAGACGGGGGCGAGACAGCCGACGGCGGGGGCCACCACTTTGGCATGGGCCGGGGCAAGAGACGCCAGCTTTTTGTCACCATGGTGGGCAACAACAAG GGTACCAGAGTGGTGAGTGAGGGTTCGGAGCCCCATaggcctggtggtggtgggaggaagATCGCTCCTGAGGATGAGGACGGGGAATACACAGAGTTCCACAAAAAAGGAAAGCCCGGACATTCCCGCAAGAGGAACTCTCAGACACAA GAGGATAGAGGGAGACATGACAGGAGGGCTGCAGGAGATGCTCACTGGCAGGCGGAGTGTGACCTCTATTACCAG GAGCCCCAGCCAGAGGCTGACCTGACCATCCCCACGTCCCCCGAGGAACAGCAGGAGTACCTGCGCTGGAAAGCGGAGCGTGAGCAGATCGACCGGGAGCGGGTGGCGCGTCACAAGAACTCCCAGGGCCAGTGGAGGAGAGCCTGGGACATGGACAAGCCACAGCTTGC ttttgcagataaatccCAAGGGAGATCAGAGTGGCAACACGCTCCGGGAG AATCCAAAAGCGCCAAAAAATCTCACTCAAAATCAGCCAGCGAGTCTCAAG GTCATCATGGCAGGGGtcgagagaggaaggggaagaagaaCGTGCCAAAAGTAGTGGGCAGCAGGGCCAAAGGGACTGACCGGCTCACTGGAAGAGCTCGAAG ATGGGATGAAAAGGATAAGGATGGAAACAAACAG GAATCAGAAGCAAGCCTAGAGGAGTTCCTCGAGGAGCTAGATGCTCTCTGTGAACCCAACGACCTCTCCGCAGATTCGGAGATGTGTAAGAACTCAGACATGATAGCGCCCGGTGCTGGCAACAGCGGCACCGAGACGGGATCCATAACTCTGGAAAAGAAATGCGCCCCATCACCAGCTGCCGATGAAGTCACAGAGGAGCAGCGGAGTGTGCAGAACATCACACCCCTCCCCAAAGCAACACCAGAGAAGAAGGTGCGATTCTCCGAGGAGCTCGTCCAAGGTGCCACCTCCCACATCCTGAAGAATGCCAGTGCTGTCGCCGTGGAGACCAAGGGGAGCTCGTTGAAAGCAGTCCCCGTGAAGGTGAAGGTGAAAACAGGCGTGGGGGTTGGAGCCGAGGGGCGGAACGACAGCACGGGGGAAAAAACACCGCAGCAGACGGAGGACCAGGACAACCACGACACCATcgccacacacacaaaggactgtCACCATGCTGCTGTTTCATCACAGcatgaagaagaggaaaagaagccAGACGAAAAGAAGGACGAGAAAGTGACTGACAATGAGGAGAgtgaaaaaaagacacaaaaaacgcAAGAAAATGCAAAGCAACCAGAGGGAGAAGCAGAGAAGCTCTCCACAGCCTCACACACAGAAGAGACTGGAGGGAGAGTCCCCACCATAGATAAAGACAAAGAAGCCCCCACACCGCAAGAGCAGTCCCATGCCTCACAGGTGGACACTATTGCACAGGCtgcaaacgcaaacacaaacacaccagccgGCAACACAAAGTCACCAGTCCAGCAGGCCCCCAACACACAGGCACTGAACACACAACCTGTGGAGGCACAGAACCCAATCACACCGACTGCAAACACACAACCTGTGGATACTCCAAACACAGAGGCCGCAAACACACAGCCTGTGGATATTCTAAACATACCGGCGCCAAACACACCGGTTCCAACCACACAGCCTGTGGACACACAAGACCCAAACATGCCGGTTCCGAACACACAACCTGTGGACACACAGGAACCGAACGTATCGGTACTGAACACACAACCTGTGGATACTCCAAACACACTGGTTCCCAACACACAACCTGTGGATACACAAGAGCCAAACAGACCGGCTCCGAACACTCAACCTGTGGATACACAGGAGCCAAACATACCGGTTCCGAAAACACAGCCTATGGATACTCCAAACACAGAGGCCGCAAACACGCACGCCCCAGCTCATCAAGGCCCAGAGCACACCAAGACAAGCACAAGCAGGGCCACAG AGGAGCTGCTTGACTCCAGCCTGTCTGTGTTGAACCGGGAGACATGCGACACGCATCCACACCATCTCACCAGCACAGAGAAG GCAAGAGAAGATGGAAAAGTGGTTTAA